ATTGGCGTGCCCTTCCAGCCGGAGCTGGCGATGGGCGCCGTGGCGGATGGCGGCGCTCCGGTGATCGTGCGCAATGAGGACGTGATCGCCATGGCGGATGTGAGCGAACAGGAGTTTGAGAGAGTGTGCGCGCGCGAGCTTGAGGAGATCGAACGGCGCCGGCAGCTCTATCTTGGCCGCCGGAAGCGACCGGAGGCGAAAGGGCGCATCGCCATTGTCGTCGACGACGGCGTCGCCACTGGCGCGACGACGCGCGCGGCCTTGCGCGCCGTCCGCGCGCGTGCGCCGAAGAAGCTTGTGCTGGCCGTGCCGGTCGCGCCTCCAGATACGCTGGAGTCTCTTAGCGCTGAAGTCGACGAGATTGTTTGTCTTGAGACGCATCGCGCGTTCGGCGCGATAGGCTTTTTCTACCGCGATTTTCGCCAGATCAGCGATGATGAAGTGATCGAAATCCTCAACCGATGCGCCAAGAAGGCAGGCGACGCGTCGAACGCGACGATCTGAGCGTCAAGCGCAGCGTATCGGATGGCGGTCGCGCCGATAGTGGCGACCTGAAATCAGCCATAATCGCCCAAAAAGCTCGGTCCGCGGCTTTTGGGAGATCAACCATGCGCCAAAACAGCGGATCGATCATTTTTGCCGCGCTCCTT
This window of the Methylocystis hirsuta genome carries:
- a CDS encoding phosphoribosyltransferase produces the protein MSFYDRTDAGRRLAGELEKFKGEDVVVFALPRGGAPVAEPIAVLLKAPLDLVLVRKIGVPFQPELAMGAVADGGAPVIVRNEDVIAMADVSEQEFERVCARELEEIERRRQLYLGRRKRPEAKGRIAIVVDDGVATGATTRAALRAVRARAPKKLVLAVPVAPPDTLESLSAEVDEIVCLETHRAFGAIGFFYRDFRQISDDEVIEILNRCAKKAGDASNATI